A genomic stretch from Coregonus clupeaformis isolate EN_2021a unplaced genomic scaffold, ASM2061545v1 scaf0117, whole genome shotgun sequence includes:
- the LOC121558447 gene encoding complement C1q subcomponent subunit C: MVCLCIAIGAMLSLALPDLVTMETCPSAGTPGLPGIPGLPGRDGRDGETGEKGVPGVLSGPGQRPDEGQKGEPGVKGAVGKPGRSGVRGEEGSPGPEGPRGEPGESGSAGSQLHSAFSVARGTASPPEKASVIRFTSIITDVNKDYNTETGRFRCRVSGTYYFVYHASSEERLCLLFKLDGTSLASFCDLMYGVKNRQVSSGGLAAYLRKDQEVWLETNDYNGMTGKPEGNSVFSGFLLYPH; the protein is encoded by the exons ATGGTCTGTCTTTGCATTGCTATAGGAGCTATGCTCTCATTGGCGCTGCCTGACCTGGTTACCATGGAGACGTGTCCGTCGGCGGGGACGCCTGGACTGCCCGGTATCCCAGGGTTACCAGGAAGGGACGGACGAGATGGAGAGACGGGGGAAAAGGGAGTGCCAG GTGTTCTATCTGGACCAGGCCAGAGACCAGATGAGGGCCAGAAGGGGGAGCCGGGTGTGAAGGGAGCGGTTGGGAAGCCAGGTCGTAGTGgtgtgagaggagaagagggatcCCCAGGGCCAGAGGGACCCCGGGGAGAGCCAGGGGAGTCGGGCTCAGCAGGGTCTCAGCTACATTCTGCCTTCAGTGTGGCCAGAGGCACCGCCAGCCCTCCAGAGAAGGCCAGTGTCATCAGATTCACCTCCATCATCACTGATGTTAACAAGGACTACAACACAGAGACTGGACGCTTCAG ATGCCGTGTGTCGGGGACGTACTACTTTGTGTACCACGCGTCGTCTGAGGAGAGACTCTGTCTGCTGTTCAAATTGGATGGAACCAGTCTGGCCTCCTTCTGTGACCTGATGTATGGGGTTAAAAACCGACAg gtgAGTTCGGGGGGTCTGGCTGCGTACCTGAGGAAGGATCAGGAGGTGTGGCTAGAGACCAACGATTACAACGGCATGACGGGAAAACCTGAAGGGAACAGTGTCTTCTCTGGCTTCCTGCTCTACCCTCACTAA
- the c1qa gene encoding complement C1q subcomponent subunit A translates to MLNTNTGFLRMMSGYSLSVVCVAVLLSLGRCLDRCSVQDGTPGAPGAPGRDGRQGAKGEKGESALQLDAVSPRVLKGAKGSRGFPGDMGPKGFRGDLGPEGPPGPPGPPGPPGMGGDQAQQQRAAFSVSRTDSSYPLYNRPLTYNTAITSSSLISLTSGIFTCSISGVYYFVFHSEAKVSMCLSLKSDVLGEKKLGFCDYNNRATTQVLSGGVVLDLSRGHKVWLEPFKDEQPDSVKTDTKNKKIVFNGFLLFPTGK, encoded by the exons ATGCTGAACACAAACACCG GGTTCCTGAGGATGATGTCAGGCTACTcactgtctgtggtgtgtgtggcgGTGCTCCTTTCCTTGGGGCGATGCCTGGACAGATGCTCGGTCCAGGACGGAACACCAGGAGCGCCAGGAGCTCCAGGCCGGGATGGACGACAAGGAGCAAAGGGAGAAAAAGGAGAGTCAG CACTGCAGCTGGATGCGGTGTCGCCCCGTGTCCTGAAGGGGGCGAAGGGGAGCCGGGGGTTTCCGGGGGACATGGGGCCTAAAGGCTTCAGAGGAGATCTGGGCCCTGAAGGCCCCCCTGGCCCCCCGGGCCCCCCTGGGCCCCCGGGGATGGGCGGGGACCAGGCCCAACAACAACGTGCAGCCTTCTCTGTGTCCCGGACAGACAGCTCCTACCCCCTCTACAATCGACCCCTGACATATAACACCGCCATCACTAGCAGCAGCCTGATCAGTTTGACCTCTGGAATCTTCACCTGCAGCATATCTGGAGTCTACTACTTTGTCTTCCACTCAGAGGCCAag gtgagcATGTGTCTGTCTCTGAAGAGTGACGTGCTGGGAGAGAAGAAGCTGGGTTTCTGTGACTACAACAACAGAGCCACTACCCAG GTTCTGTCAGGAGGTGTGGTGTTGGACCTGTCACGAGGCCACAAG GTGTGGCTGGAACCGTTTAAAGACGAGCAACCGGATAGTGTGAAGACCGACACGAAGAACAAGAAGATTGTGTTTAACGGCTTCCTGCTCTTCCCCACCGGGAAGTGA